The nucleotide sequence ATTACTACAGTATTGTCATCAATCAATCTATTCAGTGTAACGAATGTAATGTTATCAGGATCATCATCATCTTTAGCAAATTTAAGAACTTGATTGTCAATGTTGATAATTCTTATATAAGGTTCTGATTTATACATTACAAGACAAATATCATTATTTTTGATTTTTGCAGTGGTATCGACAAATACAATATCATTTCTTGTTATCTTTTTGTTTAACATTGTGTCATCTTTGACTTGAAAAACGATGTAAGGATTGAAATCCTTTCTAACATTAATAGATGGATACTGATCTCTTATATACCCATTTGATATTGATTTGTATACATGAACTACCTGATTAATATCATTGAAGTGAATCATGTCACCAATTTGGAAATTATCCAAAATATAAACATCAGTTCCTAATATATAATCCGCAGATACTCCGTAAAAATTGGCAAGATTGGTTAAGTTTGTTTGATTAAGTCCGAATATCCCAGACTCTATTTTTGACAACGTTCCAATATCTATTAATGTTTCAAGGCTTACATCATGTAATGTGAGCATATTCTCTTTCCTAAGCAATTTTAGCTTTTCACCAGGGGTCATAATATCACCAACTTAAGTATACTAAAAATTTGTAGTTATTACAATAATTCTAATAAAATTTAGGTGAAATCACAATATATTTGTAAAAAATCCAAAAATGTTGTTGAATTGTTTTTTTCTATGTAGTAAAATATATGTGAATATTTGGAGTAATTACAAAAAAAAGGAGGATACCCAAATGAAAAAAAGAAGTACAGGTTTAAATTTGGATTACATTAGAGGATGTTTAGCACAAAGTAGAATTAGTCAGAAACAATTAGCTAAGTTTTTGAACAAATCAGAAAATTCTATTAATGCAGCATTAAATGGCAAAACACTATTCAGTAGTATTGAGATTAAAATGATGTCTGAACTGTTTGGTGTGAGTGTTGAATCGTTATTTGTTGATAATAAGGAAGGTTCAAAATGATTATTACAATTGATGATAGTTTCACAATTGAAATTGATGGAATTGGTAATCATACACTAATTGAATCTTTGCCAGTTCAAAGGGTTGATCGTAAGAATGATACGAGAAAAATTTATCATGGATACTACTCTAACATTGCAAATGCCTTAAAAAAATATGCAATGATTAAAGTATTGAGTGATTCAGAAAAAAGCACGATTGATAGATATATATCTTCATTCAATGAAATATTAAATTCTGCAATGAAAAAAATTCTAGCGGAAGTGAAGAAATGATTATCTTTTTATTTCATGACTTGTATGAATAGTATTCGTAAAAACAAAATGAAAGGAGGTTCATTATGTGGTTAAGACTGGGTATATTAAAATCTATCCGAAAGTTGTCGAAGAGACAAACTTATCTGGTAATGCATTGCTAATATTCTCGATAATTAGAGAGTTTACGCTGCATAGTAATGAAAAGCAATTCAACAATACATATTCATATTTTACTAATTGGTTGAATATTACCAGGCAACAAGTAGATAAGATATTGAATCAATTAATCAGTGAAAAGTTAGTTTCAAAGCAACGCAATGGAGTAAAGAGTATTCTATGCGCACTTGCAAGATCAGATGCATATATAGAACGTTCATTTCAATACAGACATCTTGCATCAAACCTTGATTTAGAACAGCTTAACGAAGATAAATATATTTGGGTAGAACCATATATGGTAAATGAATTTAATCTTTCCTCACACGAATTAATTTTATTTGCTTTAATATCTGGTTATTCTAGAAGTAATGAATATGCTTTTCAATCAAGTGATAACTATTATAGATCGTGGTTAACTGTACACACAAAAACCTATTATAAGACATTAAGGAGTCTTTTAAACAAGAAACTAATATATTATGGTAGTTCATCAAAAGATGATAATCGAAGAGTATATGTATCTTGTAAACACTTAGATTACTTTGTTAGTGAAAGAGCATTCAAAGAGTTGCCATTCTCAAAATAGATATGTAAAATAATTTCCAATATTTGGAATAAAGTTTACATATTAGACCATCAGTAAATAGGCTCCCCATAGGCCCTCCTATGCCCCATGGATAGGGTATAGATAGGGTATAGATAGGGTATCATATGAAAAAAGGTTACATGACAATGGAAAAATGTTTACATAAAATGTTACTTTTGTATAAGAAAAATGGAAATAAGTTTACACACTATATCTTTATAGCCTTTTAGAATCTTTGTTAGTACATCTTTTTATATTATGTGCTGGATAAATCCATCACCGTGTAAAAAAAGGATTTATAATTATTTAAATCTAAAAATCAAAACATAAAGAGGTAAATCGTGGTTAATAAAACAGGATACATCATATATCGAGTAAAATACGATCAATCATTATCCGTATTTGGATTTTGTGACAATCTTTTAAAAGTTAAAGAATGGGTTAGATTTTTAAAAAGAAGACATCATTCAAATTTCATATATTCGATATCGGATAAAAAAAGTTTCGTAAATGCAGAAAAATATCAACATACAAGGAGAAATAAAAATGCAAGCTGCAATTAATGTTTTAAATAACAACATCGAAGTAATCACATTATCAAAAAGAGACGTGTATCTAATGAATAATAAATATGAGTGGTCAGAAGAAAATCGTCCTTTGCACACTTTCAAAATTAATTTAGATTTACTTGCATATCGTGAAATGCACTATTTTAAAAATGACTCTGTAGTATTTGATTCAAGTATAACAGCTGAGAGTTTAAAAGCTGGAGATCATGTAGTATTGATTAACAAAAAAACTGGTTTTGTGAGTTTAAGAGAAGTTCGCATGGTAGCAGGTAGATTACAGTATTCATTTAGTGATTACTATGATCAGTTCTTAAGCGATAATACAATATCTATGAAAACAAAAAGATACGATTTGCTCGGTAAAATTGTTTATAGAATTTGGTCCGTGTCCAAATAGTATGTATTGAAAGTAATCAACAATCAGCTTTTGTTAGTTTAATCAACTATGATTATTTGATAATCGAAGAAAGAATAAAAATCTTATAGAGTTAGTGTACACACAATATGATTTATCATATTTGTGTTCACACTTCACACTATCTTACACGGCGGTTATATCATGCATTAATACATGTTGAAAATTAATGATAGTTCAAATAATCTCCGCCATTTTTCTTATATTGGCTTTGCTATCGTGTTTTAATTGAATCAATAATTATTTGCCCTTAAAAATGCCCTCATAAACATAGAAACGAGGTGATTTCATGGCAGTTTGTAAACGTGGTGATAAGTATTCATATCGAGTTTATGTATATGATCATGAACGTGGTAAAAATAGACAGATTGAGAAACGTGGATTTACAACACGAAAAGCAGCGAGACAAGCAGAAGTAGAATTCTTATCAAAGTATGAATTAACAAATAGTTTAAAAAAACATGAACTTAGTTTTAAAACGGTTTATGATTTCTATTTGTATCAAAAGAAAAAAGAATGGAAAGCAACCACATATTATGGTATTAAAAAGATATTGGATAAATGGCTACTTGAACCATTTAAAAATTTAGACTTCACAAAGATTACTAAATCGCACATTAACAAGTGGAGAAATGAATTAGACAATCATGGTTTTTCATCCAGGTATAAGAATAAGTTATTAACTAATCTCAAATCGATGTTTTCATTGGCCATGGATGAGTTTGATATTCAACATAATGTAGTCAAAAGTGAGCCATCTTTTAGAGATGATAAATTAAGCGTAGAATCTGGTATATATACTGAAGATGAATTTAAGATGTTTCAAAGTGTAATTAATGATAACCAATATAAGTTATTGTTTACGATGCTATTCTATACTGGTTTAAGAATTGGTGAAATCAGAGCATTAAAATGGAATGACATCGATACGGATAAAGGATCAATAGTAATCAATAAACAAATTAGCAATAAAACCTTTGATAGAAAACCAATACTAGTACAACCAAAAACTAAAAGTTCAAATCGTGAAGTATTCTATCCAAAGAAAGAGATTAATCCACTACTAGAGTTGAATGTATCGGTTTTGAGCGACTTTTATGGAAATAATAAATCCTTATTCGTCTTCGGTTATAAAAAGCCTCTATCGGAAACAACCATTAGAAGAAAGAACGAACATTATTCAAAGGCTGCATGTTTACATACTATTCGGATTCATGACTTTAGACATTCATATATAACCATGCTGTTTTATAAAAATGTCGATCCATTAACAACAAAAGATCAAGTCGGTCATTCATCAGTTAAAACGACTTTAGATATTTACACTAAGCTAGAAAAAGATACAAGAAAAAATAGAATCAATTCAGCTTTTGATGATGAATAAAGATAGAGTGTAAAAGCACTCTTTTTTATTTCTTAGATTCTAAATGTGATATCGAGTAGTATCAATAAATGACAATTATTTATGTTTTTTTGTGAAAAACTGTCTTTGTCAATAAATGATTATATATAATCATTATTTATACACAAAAAAATTTTTTCGGAAATATTTATCCATTAGAAAAGACATCAGAATTTCTATCATAAATACATAAGAACGATGTTATGGATTATAAATTAATGTGATGTTGTGCATCTAATCCATTATTATTGAACATACGAGAATAATTTAAACCAATAAAACGATAATTTAACTAATCTATCATGATTCAAACCCTATGTAATTGGATTGTGAACAATTTGTGATGCATCCTTATTATTTTATAATAAGTATTGCTATTCATTCGTGTATTCAAAATATGAAATTTGAGCAATAAAAAAACAACCTTGATGGTTGTCTATTTTGTAATAAATTGAAGTGTATCAATGTCAGGCAAAAAAATTATATTGATTCGATTTTGATTAATCATGCGGTGAAGTAAATTCTTCCCTTGATATTTATTATTCAAAGTCTTTCCATAACTCTCTATAAGTTTTGTTATAGCTTTCACTTGATCCATTTCTATATCATTTTTTTCTTTACCCTCATAAAATGAATAATAAAAAGTTAATGCGATAGAACTGTTATATAAATCAAACTTATCGAAAATAGTTTGAAAGTAAGAATAATCCTGTTCATTTAAAGAATGCCCAAAAAACATTATGTGGCTATACTTATTTTCCATAATGTCAAATTGATTTTTTTTAGAAGGCAACAGAAGTTGTTCTACCTTTTTGTATGTTTTACTAAATAAGTAACCGTGCTGATTATAATCAAATTTAGAACTATCAATACCAATTATTATCCTATTATGACTTAATTTGCCATGAACATAAGTTGTAACTGAATCATATGGTGATGGAGCATCAGTATAGTTAAATGATAAGACTCTAAAATTACTATGGATATCCAATCCTTGGCCAATAGTGGAAAAAAAGAAATCATATAATTTAATAGAATTATTCTTATATAATTCATTGTTCTCAGATTGAGCATATAAATATTCTTTAAAGTTGTCTTCAAACCTATGTACCTCTTTGTTGAGGAACCTCACCCATGAATCAGGACTTTCTGTTTTTTCTTGATCCAATAATGAGTAATAAATCATAGTCATCAGTATGAATTTATCTTTATCTAAAGCCGTTGTTAAAATGTCTTTATTGTTGATTAAGTGATCGTAACTATAAATTTCACGATTAAGTATTATTCTAAGATTTTCCCAGTAAGAATTAACTAATAGTCCATTAGAGTCTGATTTTTGATAAACAAGATGAAAGATGTACATTTCGACATCTGACCATAACGGATCTTTATCATAATAAGCATTCATTAATAGAATGTCAATTATATTCATACTGGACAAATTTTTTTTATTTGCAACAATAAAACCTCTAATACTTGAAGCTGATATTCTGCCGGTTAAAAATCCAAAATCAATTTTGTTAGTAATTGAACTTTCAAAGTAATCTTTAAAACTTGAATTGAGTTTGCATTTTTTATCAAATCCATTGCCAATAATTAAGAGTTTCATTACACGTTCTCCTTACGATTTCTAGAATAAGGGCAGATTTAAAGGGCAATACATTTATATACACAAAATGGCTCTATAGAGCCATGAAATTACTGGTGGAGATGAGGGGAGTCGAACCCCTGTGCATGATTTTTCCTGTGATACTTTCTACATGTTTAGTCAATCAGTTGTTTTCATCTAGCAATCATAGATTGACATATTATCACTAGACTAACCTTATTGATTCATTGAATTGCTTAAGGTGGCAACAATACAATATATCTTACTGTTTTGTGCCTTAGACTAAGTCGTAAGAAAACCTAGCGTTGGCTCGCACTTTTTCTTAAGCAGCGAATTGTAAATTTTGGTTTCCGGTTATTAATAACCTCGGTGTTTTTACTTGCACAACCAAGACATGCTTATATCACATTTAAAACCCTGACGAATCCAGAGAACATCCCCATGCGCAATCATTATATAAGAATTGGTTAAGTAAATCAAGAATAAATAACCAATCTATTTAGATTGTCTAAGTCTAGCTACCCTAGAATACTTTGGGTTATCACCATAGCGAACCAAATAATCACTCGCACTTTGGATATTACAACTGTTTCTCGCAACCAAAGGCATTACATAGCCTATATGGGATGCGACCAGGGTGGCTAACGTCACTAAAGAAGGCACATGTAAACCTGCCGATACCACAGCATTATTCATCGCGTTTTGGATGGATAAGGGTTTATTTTGAATGGTGTCACGTATTCTATCTAGCCATGCTTTTGAGTAAACAGTATCGATCAACTCCAGTGGTTGTGATCTGAAATAACTCGAAAGTAATGCGAAAAAGGCATATTCAAGGTGTTCATTAGTAGCAATCGAGAGCGTTTTGAGTATTGAGTCGGCATCGTTTAAATCCAAAAAGAAGTTTGCAATCCCTTGATCGACGATGTTACTTGAGTTTGCTTTTAAGCACCAATCAACCACTCTGGTGGAATCCAATGTGTTTGGATCAACAATCATGGTTGCTAATAACATGGTTTCATAGTAATTCAATTCGAACAACGCATCAGCCAATGCGTTGTTTTTTGGTAGTTTCGATGCGTATTGTCTCAAGTCACCCATTTTCACGCCGATGTATTGAAAAGGTTTAGGCTGTTTAGAAAGTCTTTTATATGTGCCTTCATCTATCAAGGTTAATAAGTCATTATATATTCGATTTAGTTCGGTCAAAGTATCACTCCTAACTAACCACATCATATCATAAAAACAATCGAAATCATTCAGGGAAGGATTGGATTTGTAAGGGGATCTATATAATTTTTTGTTTTTGGGTTGACAATGAAACACATTACTATATAATAGTATTGACTTAGGTTTATTATTGCTTAACCCGAAGTTTATATATACTAAACATTGGCGGAATGACTGACCTATCGGTTTATGGTTATTCTTGTTAATGAAAAACGGATAACGTCTTATTGGGGGTATTGTATGAAAAAATTGATTGAATTGAAAGGTATCACCAAGGCGTTTGGTGGTCAAGTGGTACTAAAGGGCATCGATTTGGACATCTATGAAAACGAATTTGTTACCCTCTTAGGTCCATCGGGTTGTGGAAAAACAACCACACTTCGCATCATTGGTGGGTTTGAAAAACCATCCTCCGGTGAAGTGCTATTTAATGGCGAATCTGTGGCGGATTTGCCGCCACATAAAAGACCAACCAATACGGTCTTTCAACGCTATGCATTGTTTCCCCATTTAGATGTGTATGAAAATGTTGCTTTTGGATTGAGATTGAAAAAAGAATATCAAAAGATGCCAGCTAAAGCGCGTGAAGCTTTGATCGAACAAAAGGTGTCTAAATACCTTCAAATGGTTGGTTTGGTTGGCTATGAAAACCGAAGTGTCCATAAGATGTCTGGGGGTCAACAACAAAGGGTCGCGATTGCGAGGGCTTTGATCAATGAACCTCAAGTATTGTTACTGGATGAACCACTCGCTGCACTCGATTTAAAACTCCGCCAGGAGATGCAATATGAGCTTAAAGAAATCCAACGCAATGCGGGTATTACTTTTATATTTGTTACCCATGACCAAGAAGAAGCGCTAACTATGAGCGACAAAATCGTGGTCATGAATGAGGGTGAAATCCTTCAAGTAGGCACACCAGAAGATATCTACAATGAACCTAGTAGCCGATTTGTCGCGGGTTTCATTGGCGAATCGAACATCATCGAAGGCATCATGAAAGACGACTATTTGGTTCACTTTGATGGTAAAGATTATGTTTGTGTTGACTATGGATTCAAAAAGAATGAAGTGGTCGACATTGTCTTAAGACCAGAGGATTTAGATATTGTCGAACCAGGCCAAGGTTTCATTGAAGGCATTGTAGATTCCATCATTTTCAAAGGTGTTCATTATGAGATTGATGTGAAAACACCAGAACGTATTTACACGATTCATACCATCAAGTACCACGCGGAAGGGTCACAGGTATCCATCGTATTCGACAAAGAAGATGTCCACGTGATGGAAAAATGGTAAGCATGAAAAAGGCGATACCACTGAAGAATAAACTCAGTTTAAGGGATTTAAACCTGATGGGGAGCCCTTATTATGTGGTTTTATTCTTCCTCATCCTCATTCCGCTCATATTGATATTGTTTTACGCGTTTTCAGAACGCGTTAATGACTTATTTATTTCCTTTTCATTTAACTATTTTAGACAGTTTTTAAACGAACCTGCCTTCATTAAAACAATGTTAGATTCCATTAAACTCGCGATTTATACCACATTGGTCACGTTATTTATTGGGTATCCAACCGCATATTTGATTACCAAATCGAATAAGAAAACACAAACATTACTGATTCTCATGATTACCGCACCGATGTGGGTCAATATGTTGTTAAGGACCCTCGCTTGGAAGCAAATCTTTGAAATGCTAAATGCATCCTTGTTAGGTACAGATATCGCTATCATTACTGGGATGGTGTATGTATTTTTACCATTCATGGTATTACCGATTTATACCGTTTTGTCCAAGATTGATCCAAAACTCTATGAAGCAGCCGATGATTTGGGTGCGAATAAGTTTCAAACATTTTTAAAAGTTACCTTACCATTATCGATTACAGGTGTCTTATCAGGCATCACGATGGTATTACTCCCAGCAGCAACCACGCTAGTCATCCCTAAATATTTGGGTAAAAACCGATATTTGATAGGCAATCTCATCGAAGACCGTTTCCTCACTGCAGGTAACTGGGGTTATGGTTCAGCCATCGCCATCATCCTATCTTTGGTCATCATGGCGATGGTCATCTTCACCAAGAAACTCGATCGAAATAAGGGGGCTAAAGAATGAAATCCCTTAAAAACTGGATATCCAAATCTTATATTGGGATCATCCTCGCGTTTTGTTACGCACCAATTTTTTCACTAATCATTTTCTCTTTTAATGAGAATAAGAGTTTGACCAATTGGGGTGGATTTTCACTCAAATGGTATGAAAAATTATTTGATTCGACCGATATCATGACAGCGGTCATTATGACCATTGTCATCGCGGTCCTCGCAACATTGATTTCAGTATTCATCGGAACCCTCGCAGCGATTTCACTGTCGAAATCGAAAAAGGTATTTAAAGATGTGATGCTTGGGGTCAATAACGTGCCTATCGTTAACCCAGAGATTGTCACTGCCGTGGGATTATTGTTACTATTTGTTTCATTCCAGATTGACCGTGGTTACACGACCATGTTGCTAGCCCATGTGGCGTTTTGTACCCCATATGTCGTGATTACGGTGTATCCAAAGGTTAAAAGTTTGGATCCTAATCTCGCGGAAGCAGCGAACGATTTGGGGGCAACCCCAGTTCAAGCTTTATGGTTGGTCGTGTTCCCACAAATCAAGGTCGCGATTTTCGCTGCAGCAGCCATCGCATTCACCATGAGTTTTGATGATTTCGTCATCTCGTACTTTACCGCTGGGTCGGCTACCAACATCAGCATCTACTTATATACATTAAGACGTGGGGTTGAACCCACCATCAATGCGTTATCTACCATCATCATCGTCATCATTGGCGTGGTGGTGACTTATCGATATTTGAAATCGAACCAAAACAACGAACAGGAGATTGAATAACATGAAAAAAACATTGGTTTTAGCATTACTCACGTTGGTGAGTGTGACATTGTCTGGTTGT is from Paracholeplasma manati and encodes:
- a CDS encoding site-specific integrase; this encodes MAVCKRGDKYSYRVYVYDHERGKNRQIEKRGFTTRKAARQAEVEFLSKYELTNSLKKHELSFKTVYDFYLYQKKKEWKATTYYGIKKILDKWLLEPFKNLDFTKITKSHINKWRNELDNHGFSSRYKNKLLTNLKSMFSLAMDEFDIQHNVVKSEPSFRDDKLSVESGIYTEDEFKMFQSVINDNQYKLLFTMLFYTGLRIGEIRALKWNDIDTDKGSIVINKQISNKTFDRKPILVQPKTKSSNREVFYPKKEINPLLELNVSVLSDFYGNNKSLFVFGYKKPLSETTIRRKNEHYSKAACLHTIRIHDFRHSYITMLFYKNVDPLTTKDQVGHSSVKTTLDIYTKLEKDTRKNRINSAFDDE
- a CDS encoding bacteriophage abortive infection AbiH family protein → MKLLIIGNGFDKKCKLNSSFKDYFESSITNKIDFGFLTGRISASSIRGFIVANKKNLSSMNIIDILLMNAYYDKDPLWSDVEMYIFHLVYQKSDSNGLLVNSYWENLRIILNREIYSYDHLINNKDILTTALDKDKFILMTMIYYSLLDQEKTESPDSWVRFLNKEVHRFEDNFKEYLYAQSENNELYKNNSIKLYDFFFSTIGQGLDIHSNFRVLSFNYTDAPSPYDSVTTYVHGKLSHNRIIIGIDSSKFDYNQHGYLFSKTYKKVEQLLLPSKKNQFDIMENKYSHIMFFGHSLNEQDYSYFQTIFDKFDLYNSSIALTFYYSFYEGKEKNDIEMDQVKAITKLIESYGKTLNNKYQGKNLLHRMINQNRINIIFLPDIDTLQFITK
- a CDS encoding ABC transporter permease, giving the protein MKSLKNWISKSYIGIILAFCYAPIFSLIIFSFNENKSLTNWGGFSLKWYEKLFDSTDIMTAVIMTIVIAVLATLISVFIGTLAAISLSKSKKVFKDVMLGVNNVPIVNPEIVTAVGLLLLFVSFQIDRGYTTMLLAHVAFCTPYVVITVYPKVKSLDPNLAEAANDLGATPVQALWLVVFPQIKVAIFAAAAIAFTMSFDDFVISYFTAGSATNISIYLYTLRRGVEPTINALSTIIIVIIGVVVTYRYLKSNQNNEQEIE
- the potA gene encoding spermidine/putrescine ABC transporter ATP-binding protein: MKKLIELKGITKAFGGQVVLKGIDLDIYENEFVTLLGPSGCGKTTTLRIIGGFEKPSSGEVLFNGESVADLPPHKRPTNTVFQRYALFPHLDVYENVAFGLRLKKEYQKMPAKAREALIEQKVSKYLQMVGLVGYENRSVHKMSGGQQQRVAIARALINEPQVLLLDEPLAALDLKLRQEMQYELKEIQRNAGITFIFVTHDQEEALTMSDKIVVMNEGEILQVGTPEDIYNEPSSRFVAGFIGESNIIEGIMKDDYLVHFDGKDYVCVDYGFKKNEVVDIVLRPEDLDIVEPGQGFIEGIVDSIIFKGVHYEIDVKTPERIYTIHTIKYHAEGSQVSIVFDKEDVHVMEKW
- a CDS encoding helix-turn-helix transcriptional regulator; translation: MKKRSTGLNLDYIRGCLAQSRISQKQLAKFLNKSENSINAALNGKTLFSSIEIKMMSELFGVSVESLFVDNKEGSK
- a CDS encoding DNA alkylation repair protein translates to MTELNRIYNDLLTLIDEGTYKRLSKQPKPFQYIGVKMGDLRQYASKLPKNNALADALFELNYYETMLLATMIVDPNTLDSTRVVDWCLKANSSNIVDQGIANFFLDLNDADSILKTLSIATNEHLEYAFFALLSSYFRSQPLELIDTVYSKAWLDRIRDTIQNKPLSIQNAMNNAVVSAGLHVPSLVTLATLVASHIGYVMPLVARNSCNIQSASDYLVRYGDNPKYSRVARLRQSK
- a CDS encoding helix-turn-helix domain-containing protein encodes the protein MTPGEKLKLLRKENMLTLHDVSLETLIDIGTLSKIESGIFGLNQTNLTNLANFYGVSADYILGTDVYILDNFQIGDMIHFNDINQVVHVYKSISNGYIRDQYPSINVRKDFNPYIVFQVKDDTMLNKKITRNDIVFVDTTAKIKNNDICLVMYKSEPYIRIINIDNQVLKFAKDDDDPDNITFVTLNRLIDDNTVVIGKVSIVMHYETINHYLDSNYEIIVLD
- a CDS encoding ABC transporter permease, translated to MKKAIPLKNKLSLRDLNLMGSPYYVVLFFLILIPLILILFYAFSERVNDLFISFSFNYFRQFLNEPAFIKTMLDSIKLAIYTTLVTLFIGYPTAYLITKSNKKTQTLLILMITAPMWVNMLLRTLAWKQIFEMLNASLLGTDIAIITGMVYVFLPFMVLPIYTVLSKIDPKLYEAADDLGANKFQTFLKVTLPLSITGVLSGITMVLLPAATTLVIPKYLGKNRYLIGNLIEDRFLTAGNWGYGSAIAIILSLVIMAMVIFTKKLDRNKGAKE